A window of the Camelus ferus isolate YT-003-E chromosome 22, BCGSAC_Cfer_1.0, whole genome shotgun sequence genome harbors these coding sequences:
- the TLX3 gene encoding T-cell leukemia homeobox protein 3: MEAPASAQTPHPHEPISFGIDQILNSPDQDSAPAPRGPDGASYLGGPPGGRPGATYPSLPASFAGLGAPFEDAGSYSVNLSLAPAGVIRVPAHRPLPGAVPPPLPSALPAMPSVPTVSSLGGLNFPWMESSRRFVKDRFTAAAALTPFTVTRRIGHPYQNRTPPKRKKPRTSFSRVQICELEKRFHRQKYLASAERAALAKSLKMTDAQVKTWFQNRRTKWRRQTAEEREAERQQASRLMLQLQHDAFQKSLNDSIQPDPLCLHNSSLFALQNLQPWEEDSSKVPAVTSLV; this comes from the exons ATGGAGGCGCCCGCCAGCGCGCAGACCCCGCACCCGCACGAGCCCATCAGCTTCGGCATCGACCAGATCCTCAACAGCCCGGACCAGGACAGCGCACCAGCCCCGCGGGGCCCCGATGGCGCCAGCTACCTGGGAGGGCCCCCCGGGGGCCGTCCGGGCGCCACGTACCCATCTCTGCCCGCCTCCTTTGCCGGCCTCGGAGCGCCCTTCGAGGATGCAGGATCTTATAGTGTCAACCTAAGCCTGGCGCCCGCCGGCGTGATCCGGGTGCCAGCTCACAGGCCGCTGCCCGGGGCCGTGCCGCCGCCTCTGCCTAGCGCGCTGCCCGCCATGCCCTCCGTGCCCACGGTCTCCAGCCTGGGCGGCCTCAATTTCCCCTGGATGGAGAGCAGCCGCCGCTTCGTGAAAGACCGTTTCACAG CGGCCGCAGCGCTCACGCCCTTCACCGTGACCCGGCGCATCGGCCACCCTTACCAGAACAGGACGCCGCCCAAGCGTAAGAAGCCGCGCACATCCTTTTCTCGGGTGCAGATCTGCGAGCTAGAAAAGCGCTTCCACCGCCAGAAGTACCTGGCCTCCGCCGAGAGGGCGGCGCTCGCCAAGTCCCTCAAAATGACGGATGCGCAGGTCAAGACCTGGTTCCAAAACAGGAGGACCAAGTGGCG GCGGCAGACGGCGGAGGAGCGGGAGGCGGAGCGGCAGCAGGCGAGCCGGCTCATGCTGCAGCTGCAACACGACGCCTTCCAAAAGAGCCTCAACGACTCCATCCAGCCCGACCCGCTCTGTCTGCACAACTCGTCGCTCTTTGCTCTGCAGAAtctgcagccctgggaggaggaTAGCTCCAAGGTCCCCGCCGTCACCTCTCTGGTGTGA